A window of Populus trichocarpa isolate Nisqually-1 chromosome 17, P.trichocarpa_v4.1, whole genome shotgun sequence genomic DNA:
AACTTTCTTGTATTTCTGAGGATAATGAAATTGTGAGTCTCAAAAgatattaaaagtaaatctTTGGTTAGAAGTTCTGTATTTTATCCCCTCTCTTTCTTctggttactttttaaagttgCAGAGCATatcttttggttttaaattgcATCACTTAAATTTGCAGTAAGATCATTTGGAACAGAAGGGCGGAAAAAGGATGGTCTACAAGTTCCTCCAAGTGATAAAGTTTATGAGTTCATACTCTTCCGAGGAACTGATATCAAGGTATACTGATTATCTGCAATGAGAATCATATGCTGTGCATATGAAAAACCAAAGTCTGGACTAGGTGTTAAGAGGCTCTTTCTGGAAACATGCGTAATATGTATTATTATCATACTTGCTATCATTGCTTATGCTTGATTTCTTCTTGGATAAACTGTCTGTATTAGACCACACAGTTTGGAACTAGAAAAcatgcttagttttttttttttttcgtgttgtTTGTAAGTTCAGAATTGTTGTCTCTGGTCATTCCTGCCCCATGTTCAAAAGATTGACCGTTTATCAACCACACACTTTGGCACTGTATAGATAGTCTAAAATGAGGCATACAACTTTGAACTTGTTAGCCACAGACAgactaggatttttttttcatggcctAGTTTTTTGACACCATGTCACTACTTGTTGGTAGTTGTGATGGTTTTGTATTTTTGCTGTGTCGTCTCTTTTATTTACACTCCAGATGAAGTTCTGGCTAAGATGTGCTAGGCTTGATTCTGGGCATGAATTCATCAACCATGCTTGCCTGCCCTGGACAGGGAATTATATACTTGTTAAGCCCCTGCCTCTGCAGCGAAAATTTTGGTGCagaatatcataaataaagtGCCACTACAATTCTTGACACTGTTTCTTAGGACATCTCATGCTTAAAATCAGTTTCAGTTGGATTTATTAAAGCTTTGTTGCACACCAGCTCACATAAACATAAAGAAATCCTTCATTTGTTGAGTTTTGGAAAATCATGTTGAATATTTAAGGAGTTACAGTAGACCATCATTGATTTTACTGTTTATGGGCCAAACATTTTGTTAAGTTGGCCTCTGATAGtcttcatatttaaattatcattgGATAGCTCATTTGTATTCTTTCTTTGGTTCATTTGGTCGCAGGATTTGCAGGTCAAATCTTATCCACCTGTTCAGACTGCAACACCAGTACACAATGATCCTGCAATCATCCaggtgaagaaaataaaaatctgaataGTGCTTGTTGTATCTTGGCTTGACATGGACTGGTGAAAGAATGTCTTGCCTTGCTTACTCACAACATCGTTTATTTGACTTCCCTGTGCAGTCTCAGTATCCTCAAGCAACAACTGCATCCATGAATTTGCCTTCTTCTGCTAATGGACCGCTAACAGATCCAAGTTCCCATGCTTCATCCAATGGTCTTCCCAGGGCAACATTTCAAGGGAGTCTTCCCCAATATCAGCCCGGTGCAAGTTTAGAACCATGGGGTTTGTCACATCTTCCTCCAACCACAAACACTAGTGGGCTTGCCATGCCAATGTATTGGCAGGGATACTATGGGCCCTCAAATGGAGTTCAGGCCCCGCAGCAAGCTTTGCTTCGACCCCCTCCCAACTTGTCAATGCCACCTTCCATGTTGCAATATGTGCAGTATCCTGCCATGAATGCATCCAACACTTCAGCTTCTGCACTCTTAGAAAACCCCCCTCCTTTGTTGCCACCATTAAATTTACAGACTTCTACCCTTCCATCACGGTCTTCTGCAATGGTTTCAGACTCAACAAATTTAATTCCTGATAGGGTTTCTACTCAAACTCTTCCTAGTAAATTGCCATTGGCTTCCCCATTGACCACTGCTGTAGATAAAATTGCCGTTGCACCATCAGTTTCTGACATACCCAAGACAGTGCCAGATCCAATAATGCCTTTTAAAAGTATTTCTGAACCTCCAACCTCCATTATGAGGGCATCAAGTTCAGTTACGAACGAGGGAAAAACACCTTCTCTAGTTACGCCGGGCCAACTTTTGCAGCCTGGCCCCCCTATAATGCCCTCACTGCAGTCTTCACATATAGCTCAAAAGGATGTTGAGGTGGTGCAGGTATCATCACCAGAATTGTcagcaccaccaccaacaacagCTGTGACTGAAGTACAGGAATCCATATTACCCCTACCTTCACAACCTGAACATAAGGTATGCAAATTTGCCGAGAGCTCTATCATTGTTGACTtgagaaaatttgaaattgatcactttaaattgatgtttcctGGTGCCTTGTTTGGTGATAAATTCTTTTCTACAAGTTTCTCACATAAATTGTTTGAATTGTAATCTACCTCATCTGTTTCTTTTCCCCTTGAAGGTATATGGAGCTCCTATGTACACTTACCAAAGTAGTAGAGGAGGACGTGGGAGGGGAAGAGGAAATGAGGTATTTGTTGTTTTGCTTGCATTTTTCCATACTGGCAGatttaacctttttctttataatgaTCTGGAAATTTGACTTTGATTCTGTATGACATGACCAACGTAAAATAAGAACCTTACATTATCCAATGAGCTGTTACTTCTAAGGAATATTAAATGGAAAGTTTCTGAAAACATCCTACTTTAGTTTCGCATGGCTCTAATTTCTTTTCTCCCTTTCCTTGttcgtttttttttgggttatttttgctttttttaacaATGCAATTACTAGTTCTAGGTACAGAATAGTCTTAGTTTTTGTgcttaatttcttcctcttctttctcaatcaCTGCTAGTTCATTGGTAACACCAGAAAAGCAGTTTGTCTGTATTGCTTTTCCAAACCAAATTAGTTATGGCCAATATTCTTTGAGGTGATGATATTGGTGGACTTTGATTTTTAACAAACCAATCTTTTGGATTGCAGATTGCACGTTCTGCTACCAGATTCGAGGAGGATTTCGATTTTACAGCAATGAATGAGAAATTCAACAAGGAAGAAGTATGGGGTCACCTTGGTAAGAGTCACAAAGCTCAAGACAGGGATGATTTACTAGATGAAGATGATGTTGGATCGTCAAAACATGAGGCCAAGgtaaactctctctctctctctctctctctccctctcacacacacacacacacacacacacaaagctGCAAAGATTGAAAGGATCTTCTGTCTCCAATCCATTGTACTTGTTCTTACTCTGCATTTCCTGTTCTGCAGCCTGTTTATGTGAAGGATGACTTTTTTGATTCCATTTCGTGTGGTGCTCTTGATGGTGGATCACGCAATGGGAGGGCTAGGTTTTCCCAGCAGTCAATAAGAGATACCAATGTCTGTGTTGTTCCCTATAGTCCTCATCAGTttactttttctaattttataatctaATCTGATAAAATTTGTCAATGTTTTTACTGCAGCTACTAAATTATGTTGGATTGtctaaattgttttgttttgttttagaatagaagtttcaaaaacattctGAACTGctgaaatgatgaatttttgttttcaaatgcCATGATCAACCCTGTTTCTCTTTGTTCTGGaatagtttttgtttcattatcaCCGAGCTGATTTCTCTTGATTTAAAATTGCAGGCATTTGGTAATTTCTCCCACCATCGGGGTGGTCGAGGTGGCTGGGGACCTGATCGGGGTGGTCGAGGTGGTTGGGGACCTGATCGGGGTGGTCGATCACATGGTGGTTATTATGGAAGAGGTTATGGCTATGCTGGTCGTGGTAGAGGTTATGGCAATGATGCCTTCTAATTATCACTCGAGTTTACAGTGTAATATTTGGTGATATTTAGTTCCTGTCGAAGTCATCTCACACCAACCGACACTGAGTTTGTAGGGTAATGGTTGGTTTGGTGCTTGGAGTTTGCAATGCAGTGATCAGGTGTAACCTGTCACCTAATGGTAATGCCTGGCCGAATTGGAGATATCCATAAATGGCGATGTAACTTTTTCTCTGGTTGCTTGGAAATGTgctgaaaataaacaaaagaacataTTTTGTTGAATGACTAATTTATTTGTGGAGTTCCCCCACCTTTTATGTATTGTTTCTTGGCCCAAGTAAAAATTCAAGACTAGCAGTTCTCTTGAAATTATTCCTCCTGTTTCCTTGCTGTGCTCAAATAACAAGAGCATGCCAGCAAAACAGCAGCAACTCTATCGAAATGGTAAAAATTGAACCTTCATGTTGCCATGATTGCAATTTCATGTAGGGATAGAAGTAAAGCAAATCCTCCATGCCTGGCCACAACTTGATCATTGAAGGTATCATACGATATGTGAAATTTCTCTGTTGTTCTGTTTCCTCTGATCACTGATCTGTCATCATCTGTGCCACTGTTACCTTCTTTATGCCTCGTTATGGAGCTGCACCACATTATCAAACTTTTTCGGTTTATCAATGTATCAAACATCGGTAGCATAGGCGGAGGCAAGCCCTCCATtgttaaaatgataatattattggCATGTACTTTGTAAATTTTAAGGGCTCAACCCTCTCTAGTGACTTCAATCTTTTGTTACAAAAGTGTCAAATTGAACTCATTAGGCAAGAACAAATCAATAAACAAGATGAAAGTTCCCTTGAATGAGAGCTAACCTTGCTATAAGCCCACGTATATGACTAGATTTTTGTTTGACTTTCAAGGTCACATAACCATATTAACTGCCCAATGCTTTTGCCGCCCAAATTGTCTTCAAGTCCTCTCCTCTGGACCCTCCGGataccatctctctctctcttttcttcacTCTCTTAACCTtgcaaacaaaagaaacaagaaaaactagaaCAAAACTTTGACAGACTCCTTCCATGTCAACCATGCTTCTCTTCCTTCTCATTCTCCTTTTAATCTCTTCCTCAGTTCTTGCAGCTTCTAACCCTTTCTCGAATGCCATGGAGATCCTCTCAACCTCTGGCTATCTCTCCATGGCATTAACCCTTGAAATCACTTCGAAAAGACTCCATCTTGAATCATCTGCTGCAACTATATTCGCTCCATTGGACATTGCATTTGCAAGATTAGGCCAACTTTCTGTTCTTGATCTCCAATATCACATTTCGCTAGTGAGACTTTCTGGGTATTACCTCGATAGTCTTCCTTTTGGTACAAGAATCCCCACGTTGTTGCCAAATCACTCATTGATTGTCACTACAAGTTTGAGTTATTTTGATGGAAAGTTGTCAATCAATGGAATCTCGATTGAAGAATCTGCCTTGGTTGATTTTGGGTCTCTGATCATATTTGGTATGAGTGAGTTCTTCAATTCTTCTCTTGAGATTTCTCCTAATTTGACTCCAGCACCAGCACCAAGTCCTAGTCCAGTTACTAGTCTTGGCAATACTTCTCAGAATGAATCAACAGGCTTGGATGTCGATTTTTTTGGCCAAGCTTCCCATTTACTAATGCCTAGAGGTTATTCAATAATGGGAACATTTCTTGATGCGCAACTGTTTGGGATCAAGAACCAGACAAGATTGACAATCTTTGCACCAGTTGATCAAGCAATGGATGCATATGCAAAGAATGTTAGTGATTATTCATCGATCTTTCGGAAACATGTGGTTCCTGGATTGTTTCCAAGGCAAGATTTGGAAGGGTTCAATGATGGAACAAGTTTGCCAACTTTCTCAGGAGGGTTCATGATTAATTTGACTAAGTCTGGTGATGTGCTTGTGCTTAATGGTGTTCCTGTTATCTTTCCAGACATGTATCAAAGTGACTGGCTGATAATTCATGGCCTGAACCAGCTGCTTATGCCACCATTAAAGGAGGAGGAGTTAGTGGGGGAATCATTCTCAGAACTCGATGGGGCAGAAGATAAGCCAGATGtgcttgattttgatgattatgTATATGGAGCACCATGAATGTGTAAATGATCAGTAGTAGTTTACTCATTTAGTTAAAATCCTCTTCAAGCTGCTGACACCTTCTCATCAAGTGCAATTTTACACCTCCAGATCACACAAAGCCCTCATTGCATTAAAATTCTTCTGCCATGAACATGATTTCTGTTCTCTTGGAAACATAGGAAGTGAAACTTCAAGTCTTCAGTTTATTCTCAAACTTGACAAGTAATTAAGATCCATAAGCATAGTTTTAAGACCTTGGAACAAAATTCTTCACAATATTAATCAATACGTTGCGAGGCATGAATTATTAGACGAGGAATTAACTATGAACATTTAagtattatgttttaaattgttatgaaaaactaaaatacaagatcatgaacataaattaacacGTCTGTATAATCCTTGAGAATGAATTTTGAAGAATTAACTCTAACTTTGATGATGCTACAAAAACACATCACATGAAGAAGTCACTATGAACATCGATTGAGGAAAATAATCATGTAAGCTATCAACCTTTTTATGCATTCATTCACACAATTCATTTGCATTTTTTCAGAAACATGATggctatatttaaaaaaaatacaaaaattatctaataaataaacattGATTGTTTGCTACTCtataatgaataaatatttcacgtcatagttataaaaattgatttgaaaatcgACCTGAAGCTCGGATTATATATACAGGTGAGGGGTTGAACATGGGTTAACACAGTAGAGATATCAAAAACTTCCTTGTATTATTCTGTACAATCAGGATACGCATATATACAAGAGTTCCTCTActatttatgaaattagttaaaaaaaggaacaaattaAATAGGCTAATTTAGGAAGTTTGCTCTACTAACAATTAGCCTAATAATCTTCCTCTTGTTAAGAGAAATGACAGACTCCCTCTCTCAAGTTGATGCATAGATATTATTGATTGATGCCCAACTGTTGAGAGATTCAGAAAAAACTTTCTTGGATActgtatatattaaaatatttgtagcTGAGCTTCAGACTTAACAAAAGGTAGAGTCACAATCTTGGtgtctattttttaaagtgacaGTCCAATTCATCGTGATATGTGCGATCATGTTGAATTGAATTATTGACAATTTCCCTTGCAATTTTACTGtcacaataaaaattcatagtTCCCGAAGATGGATAACCTATTTCAGAAAGAAACAACCGTAACCACAGTAACTCACAAATTCCATGAGTCATACCACAATACTCAGCTTCAATCGAAGACCTTGCTATAACATTCTACTTTTTTACTTCGCCAAATAACAAGATTTCCTCCTCTAGATGTAGATTGAAGATCAGAAGAAGAACCTGTCCAATCAGCATCTATATATCCTTCAACATCCATAAGTCCATGTTTACGAAACATGAGTCCTTAGCTAGAGGTTGATTTGagataactcaaaatcatcttGACTGTTTTCATATGCTCTTTACTTGAAGAGTGCATAAAATGACTTACCAATCCAACATCATAGGCAATGCTAGATCGAGTACAAGATAAATGAATAAACTTTCCAAGTAACCTTTGATACCTATCTTTATTGGTTGGTATTCGATTAGGGCACACTggatgattctttttttttttttagtttaacatgggtgtccggatcagcttgcgtacatctcgactaatcccacgggccctgaagttaacgaccatgtaagcctccagtggccatcatatgagcaaccatagggctcgaacctgagaccacagaaggagcaaatctcttggtcccaagcttttactactgggccaccacctagatggttcacACTGGATGATTCTTTATTGGTTAGTATTCGATTAGGGCACACTggatgattctttttttttttttagtttaacatgggtgtccggatcagcttacgtacatctcgactaatcccacgggccctgaagttaacgaccatgtaagcctccagtggccatcatatgagcaaccacagggctcgaacctgagaccacagaaggagcaaatctcttggtcccaagcttttattactgggtcaccacctagatggttcacACTggatgattctttttttttttttagtttaacatgggtgtccggaccagtttgcgcgcacctcaactaatcccacgggccctgaagttaacgatcatgtaagcctccagtggccatcatatgagcaaccatagggctcgaacctgagaccacagagaaagcaaacatcttgatcccaaactcttaccactgaaccaccacctagatggttcacTGGATGATTCTTAACAATAGGTGTAGTGGATGACTTACAATCTAATATATCAGTTTCAGCTAACAAATCAAGTGTATATTTCTGTTGAGAAAGGAAGGTTCCTTTAGCAAATGAGCAACTTTAATTTCCAGAGAATACTTGAGACTTCCCGACACCTTCATCtcaaatttgaatatttgattttttcttttctgtctcCTCGGGATCATTTCTTGTAAAAATCATAtcattaacataaataataacatGATCACCTTGTCATTTGATAAATAAGGTGTGATCTGAGTTACTTTGATTATATCTAAACCGTTTCATGATAATAGTAAATCGTCTAAATCAAGATCTAAATAACTGTTTTAATCCATATAATATCTTCTGTAGTTGAAAAACATTACCACCACTATCATTAGGCTCATAACCCAAAGGAAAAACCATATGAACTCTTTCCTCTAagttatcatataaaaaagcatttttaacgtTATCGAATTGTTTTAGCGGCCAATTgacaactagtttttttaattaatattccaaTATTAgtgtttttcataaaagaaaacttATGTAACCTGAAAAACCTTCTacaaacatttaattatttcaataaaaaaatcacatacaATTAATCTActgattttataattcattCCCAATTCTcgttaaattttatatatata
This region includes:
- the LOC18107407 gene encoding protein decapping 5 codes for the protein MAAATAEAARSSSGSGGGASADSYVGSLISLTSKSEIRYEGVLFNIDTQESTIGLRNVRSFGTEGRKKDGLQVPPSDKVYEFILFRGTDIKDLQVKSYPPVQTATPVHNDPAIIQSQYPQATTASMNLPSSANGPLTDPSSHASSNGLPRATFQGSLPQYQPGASLEPWGLSHLPPTTNTSGLAMPMYWQGYYGPSNGVQAPQQALLRPPPNLSMPPSMLQYVQYPAMNASNTSASALLENPPPLLPPLNLQTSTLPSRSSAMVSDSTNLIPDRVSTQTLPSKLPLASPLTTAVDKIAVAPSVSDIPKTVPDPIMPFKSISEPPTSIMRASSSVTNEGKTPSLVTPGQLLQPGPPIMPSLQSSHIAQKDVEVVQVSSPELSAPPPTTAVTEVQESILPLPSQPEHKVYGAPMYTYQSSRGGRGRGRGNEIARSATRFEEDFDFTAMNEKFNKEEVWGHLGKSHKAQDRDDLLDEDDVGSSKHEAKPVYVKDDFFDSISCGALDGGSRNGRARFSQQSIRDTNAFGNFSHHRGGRGGWGPDRGGRGGWGPDRGGRSHGGYYGRGYGYAGRGRGYGNDAF
- the LOC18107406 gene encoding putative fasciclin-like arabinogalactan protein 20, producing MSTMLLFLLILLLISSSVLAASNPFSNAMEILSTSGYLSMALTLEITSKRLHLESSAATIFAPLDIAFARLGQLSVLDLQYHISLVRLSGYYLDSLPFGTRIPTLLPNHSLIVTTSLSYFDGKLSINGISIEESALVDFGSLIIFGMSEFFNSSLEISPNLTPAPAPSPSPVTSLGNTSQNESTGLDVDFFGQASHLLMPRGYSIMGTFLDAQLFGIKNQTRLTIFAPVDQAMDAYAKNVSDYSSIFRKHVVPGLFPRQDLEGFNDGTSLPTFSGGFMINLTKSGDVLVLNGVPVIFPDMYQSDWLIIHGLNQLLMPPLKEEELVGESFSELDGAEDKPDVLDFDDYVYGAP